The nucleotide sequence GAGCGCGAGTCATTTATTCGCGAGCGGAAAATGATGAGGCCGCCAACTGAGGCGGCCTTACTTCGCGTGCGACCCGGTGCGTCGTGCGCTCCATGCCCTAACTACCGTCAAGACGGGCAGCGGCCATAGCAAGGCTCTTATCCAGTGCAGTGTCCAATATCGTGCGCGTGCGCTCATGGTTGGAAACATAATCCAAAAGAGGGCCGCTGTGAAAACCAGATGGCACCCGAGGCCGGAAACAGGCCAAGTACCCTCTTTATAAAAAGAACATATTGCGAACATGGAACAAACGTGGTACGAAAATTCCTATACGCCGATCGAATCCTGAACCTGCCATCGTCCGTTTGTCCCGCTCGCGAATCCCCGCCATAAGGAGCACATCTATGTCCGCCACTGCCCTGCGTATCGTTGAAGGATCCTCCATGGATAAGACCAAGGCCCTGTCTGCCGCGCTCTCCCAGATCGAGCGCCAGTTCGGCAAGGGCTCGGTGATGAAGCTGGGCAAGAACGACCGCTCGATGGATGTCGAGACCATTTCGTCGGGCTCGCTCGGGCTCGACATTGCGCTCGGCGTCGGCGGCCTGCCGAAGGGGCGGGTGGTCGAAATCTACGGGCCGGAATCGTCGGGCAAGACCACGCTGGCGCTGCACACGGTGGCCGAAGGACAGAAGAAGGGCGGCATCTGCGCCTTCATCGACGCCGAACATGCGCTCGATCCGGTCTATGCGCGCAAGCTCGGCGTCAACATCGACGAACTCCTGATCTCGCAGCCCGATACTGGCGAGCAGGCTTTGGAAATCTGCGACACCTTGGTGCGTTCCGGCGCGGTCGACGTGCTGGTGGTCGATTCGGTGGCGGCGCTGGTGCCGAAGGCCGAACTCGAGGGCGAGATGGGCGACGCGCTGCCGGGTCTGCAGGCGCGGTTGATGAGCCAGGCGCTGCGCAAGCTCACCGCCTCGATCAACAAGTCCAACACCATGGTGATCTTCATCAACCAGATCCGCATGAAGATCGGCGTGATGTACGGCTCGCCGGAAACCACCACCGGCGGCAACGCGCTGAAATTTTACGCCTCCGTCCGCCTCGACATCCGCCGCATCGGCGCGATCAAGGAGCGCGACGAAGTGGTCGGCAACACCACCCGCGTCAAGGTGGTGAAGAACAAGCTGGCGCCGCCCTTCAAGCAGGTCGAGTTCGACATCATGTATGGCGAGGGCGTCTCCAAGATGGGCGAGATCCTCGACCTCGGCGTCAAGGCCGGCATTGTCGAGAAATCCGGCGCCTGGTTCTCCTATGACAGCCAGCGGCTGGGCCAAGGCCGCGAGAACTCAAAAGCGTTCCTCAAGGCCAATCCCGACATGGTCGCCAAGATCGAGACGGCGATCCGCCAAAACTCCGGCCTGATCGCCGAGCAGATCCTGGCCGGTCCCGCCGAGCGCGACGCCGACGGCGAGGAGCCGGCGGGCGACGAATAAGTTTCCGACGCTTCAGGCCGATAAGGTTTGAAACGCGACAGGCGGGTGCTGCGGACGTTGAGTTGCCGACGTTCTCAGCGCCCGTTCTGTTTTGCGTTGCGCCGTAGCGCCGTGGCCGTAGGATAGGTAGAGCGCAGCGAAACCCATCAGAAGTCGGACGGCAAAAGAGATGGGTATCGCTTCGCTCGGCCCATCCTACGAAGTTATTCCGCGGCTTGCGCGTAGTCCGCGACCGGCGGGCACGAGCACACCAGATTGCGGTCGCCATAGACGTTGTCGACGCGGCCGACCGGACACCAGTATTTGTCGGTGCGTGAGACGCCGTCGGGGAAGCAACCCGTGGCGCGGCTATAGGCGCGGTTCCACGCATCATCGACAATGTCGTGCACGGTGTGCGGGGCGTGGCGCAAGGGCGAGGCTTCGACCTTCCAGCGGCCGATCTCGATCTCCGTGATCTCGCTTCGGATCGCGATCATGGCGTCGCAGAAGCGATCCAGCTCCGCCTTCGATTCCGATTCGGTCGGCTCGATCATCAGCGTGCCCGGCACCGGGAAACTCATGGTCGGCGCGTGGAAGCCGTAGTCGATCAGGCGCTTGGCGATATCGTCGACGGTGACGCCGCTGGTAGTTTTGAGCGGGCGCGGATCGACGATGCATTCATGCGCGACGCGGCCCTTGGCATTCCGGTAGAGCACCGGGAAATGCGGATCGAGGCGGCTTGCGATGTAATTGGCGTTGAGGATTGCGATCTCGGTAGCGCGCCGCAATCCCTCGCCCGACATCATCAGGATGTAAATGTAGGAAATCGTCAGGATCGACGCTGATCCGAACGGCGCCGCCGACACCGGTCCGACCGGATGCGCCGTCGTGCCGTCGGTTGCGGGATGGCCGGGCAGGTAGGGTGCAAGATGGGCCTTGACGCCGATCGGGCCCATGCCCGGGCCGCCGCCGCCATGCGGGATACAGAAGGTCTTGTGCAGATTGAGGTGCGAGACGTCGGCGCCGTAATCGCCGGGCCGCGACAGGCCGACCTGCGCGTTCATGTTGGCACCGTCCAGATAGACCTGGCCGCCATGGCCGTGAACGATGTCGCAGATCTCGCTGATGTGCTCCTCGAACACGCCGTGCGTCGAGGGATAGGTGATCATGACGGCGGCGAGGTTTTTGGAGTGCTTCTCCGCCTTGGCGCGGAGGTCGTCGACGTCGACGTCGCCGCGCGCGTCGCAGGCGGTCACCACCACCTCCATGCCGGCCATATGGGCGGAAGCCGGATTGGTGCCGTGCGCGGAGGAGGGGATCAGGCACACCTTGCGGTGCGGCTCGCCGCGCGCGGCATGATAGGCGCGGATCGCGAGCAGCCCGGCATATTCGCCCTGGGCGCCGGAATTGGGCTGCAGCGAGACCGCGTCATAGCCTGTCATGTCGCACAGCGCTTTCTCAAGCCGCCTGAACAACACATGATAGCCCCTGGCCTGCTCGGATGGCGCGAACGGATGCAGATTGCCGAACTCAGGCCACGTCAGCGGAATCATCTCCGTGGTCGCGTTCAGCTTCATGGTGCAGGAGCCGAGCGGAATCATGGCGCGGTCGAGCGCGAGGTCGCGGTCCGAGAGCTTGCGCATGTAGCGCAACAGCTCGGTCTCGGAGCGGTGCGCGTGGAACACGGGATGGGTGAGGAAGGCGCTGTCGCGCTTCAGTTCCGCCGGCAGCGTCTCGCGCGTGCTGACCTCCATATCGGCATAGGACAGCTTGCCGCCGAATGCGCGCCACACCGCTTCGACGGTCGCTTGTGTCGTGGTCTCGTCCAGCGCGATGCCCAGCCGGCCTTCACCGATGCGCAGATTGATTGCTTCAGCATGGGCCCGGACGACGATCTCGCTTTGTCTGGTACCCACATCCACCGTCACGGTGTCGAAGAAGATCTCGCTCTTCAATGCAAAGCCAAGCTGGCGCAAGCCCGCCGCCAGCACCGCTGCGCGCCGGTGCACGGTCCGCGCAATGTGTGTCAGCCCTTCCGGGCCGTGATAGACCGCGTACATCGAGGCGATCACCGCCAGCAGCACCTGCGCGGTGCAGATGTTGGAGGTGGCCTTTTCGCGGCGGATATGCTGCTCGCGGGTTTGCAGCGCCAGCCGATAGGCCGGCTGCCCGCGCGAATCCACCGACAGGCCGACAATGCGGCCGGGCAGCGAACGCTTCAGCGCGTCGCGCACCGACATGTAAGCCGCATGCGGGCCGCCATAGCCCATCGGCACGCCAAAGCGCTGCGCCGATCCGATGGCGATATCGGCGCCGAGTTCGCCGGGCGAGGCGATCAGCGTCAGCGCCAGCAGATCGGCCGCAACGACGGCGAGCGCGCCCTTGGCGTGCAGCGCTGCAATCGCGGGCCGCAGATCTCGCACCGCGCCTGATGTGCCGGGATATTGCAGCAAGCCGCCGAACACTTCCGCCTTGTCGAGATCGGTGAGGGGATCGCCGACGATCAAATTCCAGCCGAGCGGCTCCGCGCGGGTACGCAGCACGGTGAGCGTCTGCGGATGCACGTCCGCATCGACGAAGAACGATTTTGTCTTCACCTGCGAGGCGCGTTCGGCGAGCGCCATGGCCTCTGCGGCCGCTGTGCCTTCATCAAGCAGCGAGGCATTGGCGACGTCGAGCCCGGTCAGATCGCAGATCATGGTCTGGAAGTTGAACAGCGCCTCCAGCCGGCCCTGGCTGATCTCGGGCTGATACGGCGTGTAGGCCGTGTACCAGGCCGGGTTTTCGAGAATATTGCGCTGGATCACGGCGGGCAGGATGGTACCGGAATAGCCTTGGCCGATCAGCGAGGTGAACACTTCGTTTTGCGCGGCCAGCTCGCGCATATGCGCCAGCGCCTCGGTTTCGCTGAGCGCTGGCCCGAGATCGAGCGGCGCCTTCTGCCGGATCGAGGACGGCAGCGTCTGCCCCATCAGCTCGTCAAGGCTGTTCGCGCCGACGCTGTTCAGCATCGCTGCGATGTCGCGGGGCGAGGGGCCGATATGACGGCGCACGAAATCGGTGGCGGCTTCAGTGGTGGTTTTCAGCGGCGCGTTCATGGGTCTTTCCTCGTCGCATAGCGGGGTGCAGTTACTCCGTCATGCCCGGCCTTGTGCCGGGCATCCACGTCTTGCTTTGGCGCCAAACAAGGCGTGGATGGCCGGGCATAGGCGAGCGGAAGCGACGCCGTCCTTCAGACGGCTATGCCCGGCCATGACGGCCGAGATGTTGCCTGCAGCATTCAAGCCGTGTGTGCCTTGTAAGCGGCCTCATCCATCAGGCCGCCGAGTTCGCTTTTGTCCGCAATCTTGAGCTTGAAGAACCAGGCCTTGCCACCTGCGTCGGAATTCACCAGCGCAGGTTCGGCGGCGAGCGCCTCGTTGACCTCGACCACCTCGCCGGAAATCGGTGCGTAGACGTCGGAGGCGGCCTTGACCGATTCGACCACCGCGGCGGCTTCGGCCTTTTTCAGCGTGCGGCCGACCTTGGGCAGTTCGACGAACACGACATCGCCAAGCTGCGACTGCGCATAGTCGGTGACCCCGATGGTGGCGACATCGCCCTCGATGCGGAGCCATTCATGGTCTGATGTGAACAATGTCGTCATGAAACTTCCTCAGCGTTTATAGGTGTTGGGAACGAAGGGCATGGCGGCGACCTGCAGCGGCAGGCGCTGGCCGCGCACTTCCGCAAAAACCTGCGTGCCGTTGGCGGACAGCGATGTCGGCAGATAGCCCATCGCCACCGGCGCATTGAGGCTCGGGCCGAAGCCGCCCGACGTGACTTTTCCGATGGCTTCGCTTGAAGCAACATCCGCGAACAACAACGCGCCCTCGCGTACCGGCGCGCGCCCCTCGGCACGCAGGCCGATGCGGCGGCGCGCGGCGCCTTTTTCAAACTGCGGGAGAATCTTGTCGGCGCCGGGAAATCCGCCGGCGCGGGCGCCACCCGTGCGGCGGCTCTTCTGCACCGACCATTCCAGCGCGCCCTCGACCGGCGTCGTCGTAGTGTCGATGTCGTGGCCGTAAAGGCAGAGCCCGGCTTCCAGGCGCAGGCTGTCGCGCGCGCCAAGCCCGATCGGCAGCACGTCAGGATTTTCCAGAAGCGCCGTGACCAGCACTTCGGCTTGTGCGGCCGGCACCGAAATCTCAAACCCGTCCTCGCCGGTATAGCCGGAGCGCGACACGAAGCAGTCGAATCCGGCTACCTGGCGCGGGCCGGTATCCATGAAGCGCATCGCTGATACGTCAGCCCCAAGTTTCGCCAGCGCCGATTCCGCTTTCGGGCCCTGCAGCGCGATCAGCGCGCGATCAGCCAGCGAATCGATGATGCAGCTATCGGAGAGGTGCGCGCGCAGATGCGCCTCGTCCCCGGCCTTGCAGGCGGCGTTGACAACCAGAAACAGATGGTCGCCGAAATTCGCCACCATCAGATCGTCGAGAATGCCGCCGTCTTCATTGGTGAACTGCGCGTAGCGCTGGCGTCCCGGCGCAACCGCCACGATATCCTGCGGCACCAGCCGCTCCAGCGCCAGCGCGGCATCGGCAACCTGGCCTGATTTGGGACGCAGCGCGAGCTGGCCCATATGCGAGACGTCGAACAGGCCGGCGGCGCTTCTTGTGTGCAGATGCTCCTTCAGCACACCGGCCGGGTATTGTACCGGCATCTCGTAGCCCGCGAAGGGAACCAGCTTGCCGCCGCGCGCCACATGGAGCGCGTGTAATGGGGTGCGTTTCAGAGAGGATTCGTCGCGTGCCAGCATCCGTCAGGCCCTCATGGGTTCCGGAGACCAGCCCCCGAAAACCCAAAGAAAGCCCCATCTGTCGCTGTGCCTGAGAGTATTATCCCGTCGGCGGACACCCCTCGGCCAAAGGCCTTCGGTGTCTCTTTCCAGATGCTAGTTCGTCACGCGGTCCGTTTGCCTGAGAGTTTCCGGGGCGGTTGCTCCTTCGGCGCCGGCGCTGAAGCCGATCTCTCCCGACGTGACGTCTTACAGATAAGAGGGAAACACAGCCCTGCCAAGCCTGTCAACGCAGCCGCAGCATTATCAACGGGATGTGCGTGCCCATCTTGTGTGCTGCGGCAAGCCTATGATCCGCCTGCACAGTTTCTGGACACCGCAGGCCGCCTTGTCTAAAAGCGTTCCGCCGGAAGATTAAGGTTAGTTGCAACCGGACCCGGCCCTATTTCCGATTGGATGAACATGAGCGGCGTCAACGAGATCAGGTCGAAATTTTTGGATTTCTTTGCGGAAAACGGCCACGAGATCGTGCCGTCGTCGCCGCTCGTGCCGCGCAACGACCCGACGTTGATGTTCACCAATGCCGGCATGGTGCAGTTCAAGAACGTCTTCACCGGCGTCGAGAAGCGACCCTACCAGCGCGCCACCACCTCGCAGAAATGCGTGCGCGCCGGCGGCAAGCATAACGACCTCGACAATGTCGGTTACACCGCGCGGCATCACACGTTTTTCGAGATGCTCGGCAATTTCTCGTTCGGCGACTACTTCAAGGATCGCGCGATCGAGCTCGCCTGGAAGCTGGTGACGAAGGAATTCGGCCTGCCGAAGGACAAGCTTACGGCGACCGTCTATATCGACGATGACGAGGCGTTCAATCTCTGGAAGAAGATCGCGGGCCTTCCGGAATCGCGCATCATCCGCATCGCCGGATCGGATAATTTCTGGCAGATGGGCGATACCGGTCCGTGCGGCCCGTGCTCGGAAATCTTCTACGACCACGGCGACAAGATCTGGGGCGGTCCTCCGGGCTCAGCCGAGCAGGACGGCGACCGCTTCATCGAGATCTGGAATCTCGTGTTCATGCAGTTCGAGCAGCTCGAAGGCGGCGTGCGCAATCCGCTGCCGAAACCCTCGATCGACACCGGCGCGGGGCTGGAACGTGTCGCGGCCGTTCTGCAGGGCAAGCACGACAATTACGACATCGACCTGTTTGTTGCCCTGATCCGCGCGATCTCGGAATTGACCGGCGCCGATCCGCAAGGCGAGCAGAAGGCCTCGCTGCGCGTGATCGCCGACCATCTGCGCGCCTCATCGTTCCTGATTTCCGATGGCGTGCTACCCTCGAACGAAGGCCGCGGCTATGTGCTGCGCCGGATCATGCGCCGCGCCATGCGCCATGCGCAGCTTCTCGGCGCGCGAGAACCGCTGATGCATCGCCTGGTCTGGGCGCTGGTGCGCGAGATGGGCCAGGCCTATCCGGAACTGGTGCGCGCCGAGAAGCTGATCGAGGAAACGTTGCGGCTGGAAGAGACCCGCTTCCGCAAGACGCTGGAGCGGGGGCTTTCGATCCTCGACGAAAAGAGCAGCGCCCTGAAGAAGGGCGACATGTTCGACGGCGATACCGCGTTCACGCTGTACGACACCTACGGCTTCCCGCTCGACCTCACGCAGGACGCGTTGAAGTCGCGCGGCATCAGCGTCGATCAAGCCGCGTTTTCGGATGCGATGGAGAAGCAGAAAGCCAAGGCGCGCGCGTCGTGGTCGGGAAGCGGCGATACCGCCAGCGAGAACGTCTGGTTCCCGTTGCGCGAAAAACTCGGCGCCACCGAATTCCTCGGCTACGACACCGAGAGCGCCGAAGGCGTGGTGACCGCGCTGGTGAAGGACGGCAAGGATACCGACGGCCTGAAAGCCGGCGAGAGCGGCGCGATCGTGCTGAACCAGACGCCGTTTTACGCGGAGTCTGGTGGCCAGGTCGGCGACACCGGCCTGCTGACCGGCGAGGGCGTCAAGTTCCGCGTGTCAGATACGCAAAAGAAGGCCGGCGATCTCTTCGTGCATCTGGGCCAAGTGGAGCAGGGCACGCTGAAGGTCGGCACTCCGTTGCAGCTCGAAGTCGATCACATCAGGCGGTCATCGATCCGCGCCCATCACTCGGCAACGCATCTGTTGCATGAGGCGCTACGGCAGGTGCTTGGCGACCACATTGCCCAGCGCGGCTCGCTGGTGGCGCCGGATCGGCTGCGTTTCGACTTCGTGCATCCGAAGCCGATTACGGCGGAAGAGCTCGCGCGCGTCGAGGATATCGCGAACGAAGTCGTGCTCGAGAACGACGAGGTTACGACACGGCTGATGGCGGTCGACGACGCCCGCGAAGCCGGCGCCCGCGCCCTGTTCGGCGAGAAATACGGCGATGAGGTCCGCGTGGTCTCGATGGGCAAGCAGGATCGCGCTCATGGGCAGAATGCGCTCGGCTGGTCGGTCGAATTGTGCGGCGGCACCCATGTGCGCCGCACCGGCGATATCGGGCTCATTTCAGTGACCGGCGAAGGCGCGGTGGCCTCAGGCGTACGGCGCATCGAGGCGCTGACCGGGCGCCATGCCCGCAAGCACGCCAACGACACGATGGCGATCGCGAAGACCGCGGCTTTCGAGCTGCGCACTTCGGTCGACGACATGCCGGCGCGGATTGCGGCGCTGATGGAAGAGCGCAAGAAGCTCGAGCGCGATCTGTCCGATGCGCGCAAGAAGCTCGCAATGGGTGGCGGCGCGACCAACGGGGCTGCGGCAGCCGGCGGTGTCCGCGAAGCGGGCGGCGTCAAGCTGCTCGCCCGCGCGGTCGAGGGCGTCGAGACCAAGGACCTCAAAAGCCTGGTCGATGACGGCAAGAAGCAGATCGGCTCCGGCGTCGTCGCGATCGTCGGCGTCACCGAGGACGGCAAGGCCGGCCTCGTCGTCGGCGTCACCGCCGATCTCACGGCGCGCTTCAACGCGGTCGAACTGGTGCGCAAGGGCTCGGAGGCGCTCGGCGGCAAGGGCGGCGGCGGCCGGCCCGACATGGCTCAGGCCGGCGGCCCCGATGGCGCCAAAGCCAACGCGGCGCTGTCGGCGATCGAACAGGCGATGGCGAGCGCCTGAAGCGCAGACAAGCCGGCGCGTGGATTCATAAGCACGTAACAAGGCCAGAATGCTGGCTCGACCCGGTCGCAGGCGCCGGGATTGGAGTCGCGCGTGTGAACGCGAAGCTCGGTGAGCTCGAAATAAATGGTCTCTGAACTGCTCGTTCGGCCGGCATTCACATCAACTCTTTAGAGTCTCCATCCAGGAACTGATTAGTGCCCGTAGACGGAGTGGCCAGCCGTGGAACTGACTCCGCGCCGCTCGGTTATCTGCGCAGGGACACACGCGCAATGGAGGGGACATCTTGAAGAAGTTTCTTATTCCGGTGGCAGCCGCAGCAATCGCCGCTGCCTGCGCTCAGACAGAATTTATGTAGTGCAAGACACCTCCACGAGGAAAAGCGTCATCGTGGACTAGAGGTTGACCACCACCAGTGTGGTTGTTGACGACGGCAAGGTGTTCAAGCCGCGCACCGAAGCCTGAGACCGGGATGAAGCAGACATCGCCGAAGCGGCCTCTCTATTCACCCGTACATACCAACTGGAGGATCAGGAAATGTTGAAATCAATGCGCAACTATGCGTTCGGCGCCGCGGCGGCGGCAGCTCTTTTTGTAATTCCGATCTCGGCCTTTTCCCAATCCATTGAGGTTGGACCGGGAGGCGTCCGAGTGTACGACGGTCGAGGGGGACAATGCGAGCAACTGCGGCGTGCCTGCGAAAACAAGGACGCGCTGGGGGAGCGGGGCGAAGGAAATTGCCGCAGATACCGTGAGACCTGCCAAAGGCCAGTTCGGAGGGATGTGTGCGCCGAGTTGAGACAAGCCTGCCTCAACAAGGACGAGTTGGGCGAACGCGGCGAAGGAAACTGCCGCAGATATCGCGAGACGTGCAGAGGTCGCTTCTAAAGGTCGCCATTTTTGGTGTCGCAGAGTGGTCCGGCATCGCCCGGCACCGCCCCCGCGCACCGGTCATCACGGGAGGCCGCCTTGGTTGGCGGCCTCGTCCATGGTGATGCTGTAGAGAATCCACGGTGACCCAACCCTCGATGGTGCGGCGGACCTTGTGGGCATCGTTGATGGCGGCATTCCTGCAGGCAACCCGATCGCTGGACTTACGCGACAGCCGGCTTTTGGCATTCGGGCGAGAGAGGTGCCGGGATGATCTGGTGGATGATAAAGCGACCTCTATTTGCGTCGATCGTCTTTGGCGCTTCGGTCTGCGCGGCTTCGGCCCAGGACGCCAAGGTTTCAGTCGATATGATCGGAATAGGGAGCATGAGTTGCGCTCACTGGCGGTCTACGGAAGAGCATCTGTTGGAGGGGACGGTCTGGATTCACGGCTTCTGGACGGGACTTAATTACGTTGCCGCGGCGAGTGGCCAAACACAGCCGCGAATCAGCATGTCGTCGATTGTGGCGGAAGTCGAAAAGACATGTGCTCGGAAAGCATCCCAGACGTTGGCCAACGCCGCATGGACGACGTATCTTGGGGCCAAGCGGTAGGAGAAGCGCAACCGTCTGGCGCCTTCCGGTTGCGGATTCCTCAAGGAAAAACGTGAAGACGCCCTGACCTGTCGCAGGAACACGTAACCCGCCGAGTAGGGCGCGCTGCGATAGGTGCCTGCCTTGTCGTTCGTACCCTCGAGTTTTCCACCGACCGTGCTAATTTGCGAAGCGGCGAGACTAACTTCCGTGTCAGAAACTGTCGCATTATTCATTGGAAATCACGGGATCATCTGGCCCTCTTGTTCGTCTTCTTCTCGCGACGGTATCCGTCGCTGCGATTGAACCAGGAGGATTGGCCATGGGCAACAAGCTCCTTAAATGCATCGTCGCAGGTGCGCTTAGCACGTCGCTTGCCTTTGCGGCACCGGCGCTTGCACAGCGTGGCGGCGGCGGCATGGGAGGTGGAGGCGGCATGCACGGCGGCGGCATGGGAGGTGGGGGTGGCATGCACGCCGGCGGCATAGGTGGCGGCGCGGGGGGTGGCGTGCACGCTGGCGGCATGGGAGGAAGTCATTTCGGCGGCATGAGGGGAGGCGCGCATTTCGGCGGCGCCGGTGGCGGCCCGCATTTCAGCGGCAGCCGTTTTGCGGGTGCACCTCTTCATTCCGGGTTCGGATTCCGAGGTGGGCACCGCTTCCATCACGGATTCCATCACCGCTTCCATCATCGCTTTGCGTTCGTCGGCGCGCCGTTCCTTTACGCCTCCTATGATAGCTGCCTGCGCAGGGTATGGACACCCTACGGACTGCGGTGGGTCAACGTCTGCTACGACTACGGCTACTACTAACGCGTCGCGATTGATGTAACGCCAGGCAGGTGGTCGTCGCCAGGCGTCCGGCGAACTCCGGTCCGGCCAGCGACGGCCATCACCCTCGCGCAACGCTGAGATTTCGGTGGAAGTTGGCTCCTCTCGGCTTTCATGGAGGTCGGCCTTGCGCCGCCTGATTTTGCTAAGGTAGATTTACTTTTTTGGGCCAGGCGTTCGGAGACGGAAGACCATGACGGGAGGTCATCGCCGTATCCTGGTCGTTGAGGACGATCCCGAAACCGCCGATCAACTTGTCGAGTCGCTCACGACCAGCGGATATCAGGTGGATTTGGCCGCCAGCGGCAGCGAGGCGCTGAGCCGCGGCGCCGCCAACGACTATGCCGTGATCACGATGGACCGCATGCTTCCGGACATCGACGGCATCGCGGTCATGCGTCAATTGCGCGACGATGGTATTGCCGCTCCGGTCCTGATCATCAGTGCGCTGGGAGAGGTCGACGATCGGGTACGTGGCTTGCGCGCCGGCGGCGATGACTATTTGGTCAAGCCTTTCTCTTTTGTCGAATTGCTGGCGCGCGTCGAGGCGCTTGGCCGGCGGAGCGACACCATCGTCAAGGAAACCATCTTGCGCGTTGGCGATCTCGCGATCGATCTGGTGTCGCGGACAGCAAGCCGGCGCGGCAAGGACATTTCGCTGTTGCCGCGCGAATTTCAGCTTCTCGAGTATCTGGTTCGCAACGAAGGCCGCGTCGTATCCCGGGCCATGCTGCTGCAGCACGTCTGGGATCTTCACTTCGATCCCTCAACAAACATCATCGACGTCTATGTCGGGCGGGTGCGTCGCAAGGTCGACGGCCAGCAGGCCTATCCGCTGATCCACACGGTTCGCGGTATCGGGTACTGTCTCCGTGCTCCTGGTTAAGACCTTAACGTCATCGACTTTCAAGCAAGCGCTGATCGCGATCGGGGCCTTCGGCGTGATCGTGTCTGCCCTTTTCAGCTACGTCTACCTGTCCACTTCGTCCTATGTGCGCAGCCGCTCGGATCGAGCAATCGTGACCGAGTATTTGAGTTTGCAAAGCGCTTACGAGCGATCCGGGCGCGATGGGCTGATCGCCTTGATTCAACAGCGCATCGGCGACAAAAGTTTTGCGGACAACGTCTACATCCTGGCCGATCCTTCGTTGGCCCCGCTCGCTGGCAACCTCAAGGCATGGCCGTCGACGGCCACGGCAGCGCGGGGATGGACAGAGTTTCGCGCGCCGGAATCGTCGCCCAACGCGACCAACCGGCCGCTGCTGCGGGCCATGCTCGGAACGTTTCCAAGCGGCGATCGGCTGCTGGTGGGCAGGGATATCGGCGACCTCGACAGCTTTACCGATCGGATCAAGACGGCTGTCATCTCGGTCGCCGCATTGCTGGTGGTGGTTGCGGGCTTTGCGAGCATTCTGGTGACGCGGCGGACGGTGGGTCGGATTGAATCGATCAACACCGCCAGTCGAGCCATCATGCAAAGCGGC is from Bradyrhizobium sp. AZCC 2176 and encodes:
- the alaS gene encoding alanine--tRNA ligase, with the protein product MSGVNEIRSKFLDFFAENGHEIVPSSPLVPRNDPTLMFTNAGMVQFKNVFTGVEKRPYQRATTSQKCVRAGGKHNDLDNVGYTARHHTFFEMLGNFSFGDYFKDRAIELAWKLVTKEFGLPKDKLTATVYIDDDEAFNLWKKIAGLPESRIIRIAGSDNFWQMGDTGPCGPCSEIFYDHGDKIWGGPPGSAEQDGDRFIEIWNLVFMQFEQLEGGVRNPLPKPSIDTGAGLERVAAVLQGKHDNYDIDLFVALIRAISELTGADPQGEQKASLRVIADHLRASSFLISDGVLPSNEGRGYVLRRIMRRAMRHAQLLGAREPLMHRLVWALVREMGQAYPELVRAEKLIEETLRLEETRFRKTLERGLSILDEKSSALKKGDMFDGDTAFTLYDTYGFPLDLTQDALKSRGISVDQAAFSDAMEKQKAKARASWSGSGDTASENVWFPLREKLGATEFLGYDTESAEGVVTALVKDGKDTDGLKAGESGAIVLNQTPFYAESGGQVGDTGLLTGEGVKFRVSDTQKKAGDLFVHLGQVEQGTLKVGTPLQLEVDHIRRSSIRAHHSATHLLHEALRQVLGDHIAQRGSLVAPDRLRFDFVHPKPITAEELARVEDIANEVVLENDEVTTRLMAVDDAREAGARALFGEKYGDEVRVVSMGKQDRAHGQNALGWSVELCGGTHVRRTGDIGLISVTGEGAVASGVRRIEALTGRHARKHANDTMAIAKTAAFELRTSVDDMPARIAALMEERKKLERDLSDARKKLAMGGGATNGAAAAGGVREAGGVKLLARAVEGVETKDLKSLVDDGKKQIGSGVVAIVGVTEDGKAGLVVGVTADLTARFNAVELVRKGSEALGGKGGGGRPDMAQAGGPDGAKANAALSAIEQAMASA
- a CDS encoding response regulator transcription factor — translated: MTGGHRRILVVEDDPETADQLVESLTTSGYQVDLAASGSEALSRGAANDYAVITMDRMLPDIDGIAVMRQLRDDGIAAPVLIISALGEVDDRVRGLRAGGDDYLVKPFSFVELLARVEALGRRSDTIVKETILRVGDLAIDLVSRTASRRGKDISLLPREFQLLEYLVRNEGRVVSRAMLLQHVWDLHFDPSTNIIDVYVGRVRRKVDGQQAYPLIHTVRGIGYCLRAPG